DNA sequence from the Sediminibacillus dalangtanensis genome:
ATACATTATTTCGCGAAATTGTCTAATTCGTTCTTTGCTTTCGCCAACAAACTTTTTGTACGGTCGATGACACTTTCCGGGAAATCTTCCCCTTCTCCATACTCGACTCCATGCGGATAATAATGTTTTCCCAATAAAGGCGTCGTAAGTTTGATGACTGCGTCCCCCCGGTCTACTTCGCCTTCAACAGCGTATCCCTGGATTCTTATGTAATAAGTGATATTTTTCTCTGCAGACCCGATTTTATAATCGTATGTGACCCTTTCATAGTCCCATTGTCCGGCACGGACAAAAGCGATTTCATCCATTAGATGGTCCAAGGGTTTTAAGTCCATGATCATTCCTTCGATTCCTGTTCCTTCTATTCTCATTACTTCCACCTCGCAAAAATTGTGTATCTAATCTAATAATAGTATTTATTGCAATAAGTTGCAATTATTATTGTACGGATCATTTCAGTCCATTTCACTAATGAGAAGATCTTATAGGGAAGAGAAGTTTTTATAAAGGAAGTGCGATTTATATGAAGGGTTTAGGGGAAGAATACCTACAGAGTGGGGAGTACCATTCATAATACAACGAGGAGGTACTGCAATGAAAAAACTAAGAGAGGTTATGACAACTGATCTTTCTGTTTGTTCAGCAGATGATACGTTGACTGAAGCGGCAAAAATCATGACAGACCATAATGTCGGTGCTGTCCCCGTATGCGGGACCAATAGAGAATTGCTTGGGATGATTACGGACAGAGACTTGGTTGTACGCGGATTGGCGAGGGAAAAAAGTCCTTCGACTAAAATAAGTGACGTAATGAGTGGGAAACTTTACTCTGTAGCTCCCGATACTTCCGTTCAAGAAGCAAGTAGCTTAATGGCTGAAAAGCAAATTCGTCGTCTGCCAGTTGTTGAAAATGGTAAGTTGGCGGGAATCGTTTCGCTTGGAGATTTGGCGTTGGAAGAAAAATCTAATTTAGCTGCAGGTCATGCTCTGGAAGAAATTTCTGAGCGACCGGAACTTCACTAAGTTGTAACAATTGAATGGAACAGACTGTCCCTGAAAGACAAAGGGACGGTCTGTTTTAGATTTTATTATACGAAAGGATAAAAGGTGGTCGACTACATCCTTCTAGTGAAGTCAAAGCAGCTTGAAGAAGAGGATATTTTTATCATTCCTGTACAAAGTAGCGCCACGTTGAGGGCGAACCGTAGCATGTGACTTAAGAAAAATGGGTTTCCTCAATTTCTTTTCATAAAGTCGGTTTTCGATTATTATAATTATTTAACAGGTAAAAAAGGAGTTTAAAGGGCTATGAGAGGAATCGGAAGGTTGATCGTGCTGTTACTGATCGGCGCGGGGGTTTTTTATTTGGTTAAAATAGGGGATTTTAACCCTGATGAAGCGGTACAGAAAGTAGAACAAAAATTAAAGACAAAAGAAACAAAGATGGAAAGCAAATCCACCCCGGATCATTTTACTCCAAATATTG
Encoded proteins:
- a CDS encoding YugN family protein, coding for MRIEGTGIEGMIMDLKPLDHLMDEIAFVRAGQWDYERVTYDYKIGSAEKNITYYIRIQGYAVEGEVDRGDAVIKLTTPLLGKHYYPHGVEYGEGEDFPESVIDRTKSLLAKAKNELDNFAK
- a CDS encoding CBS domain-containing protein gives rise to the protein MKKLREVMTTDLSVCSADDTLTEAAKIMTDHNVGAVPVCGTNRELLGMITDRDLVVRGLAREKSPSTKISDVMSGKLYSVAPDTSVQEASSLMAEKQIRRLPVVENGKLAGIVSLGDLALEEKSNLAAGHALEEISERPELH